The Oncorhynchus tshawytscha isolate Ot180627B linkage group LG16, Otsh_v2.0, whole genome shotgun sequence nucleotide sequence aatggaataatgtgtccctgaataaagggggggtcaaaatcaaaagtaacagtcagtatctggtgtggccaccagctgcattaagtactgcaatgcatctcctcctcatggtttgcaccagatttgccaattcttgctgtgagatgttaccccactctttcaccaaggcacctgcaagttcccggacatttctgggtaGAATGGCCCTAagcctcaccctccgatccaacaggtcccagacgtgctcaatgggattgagatccgggctcttcgctggccatggcagaacacttacattcctgtcttgcaggaaatcacgcacagaacgagcagtatggctggtggcattgtcaagctggagggtcatgtcaggatgagcctgcaggaagggtgccacatgagggaggaggatgtcttcctagtaacgcacagcgttgagattgcctgcaatgacaacaagctcagtccgatgatgctgtgacacaccgctccagaacataacggaccctccacctccatatcgatcccactccagagtacaggcctcgatgtaacgctcattccttcgacgataaacgcgaatccgaccatcagccacggtgagacaaaaccgcgactcgtcattgaagagcactttttgccagtcctgtctggtccagcgacggtgggtttgtgcccatgggtgacgttgttgccgatgatgtctggtgagggcctgccttacaacaggcctacatgccctcagtccagcctttctcagcctattacggacagtctgagcaccgatggagggattgtgctttcctggtgtaactcgggcagttgttgccatcctgtacctgtcccgcaggtgtgatgttcggctgtaccgatcctgtgcaggtgttacacgggGTCTGCCACGAtcctgtcttaggcatctcacagtaccgacattgcaatttattgcccactgccacatctgcagtcctcatgcctccttgcagcatgcctaaggcacgttcatgcagatgagcagggaccctgggcatctttcttttggtgtttttcagagtccgttgaaaggcctctttagtgtcctaagttttcataactgtgaccttaattgcctaccgtctgtaagctgatagtgtcttaacgaccgttctacaggtgaatgttcattcattgtttatggttcattgaacaagcatgggaatcagtgtttaaaccctttacattgaagatctgtgaagttatttggatttttacgaattatctttgaaagacagggtcctgaaaaggggatttttttgttgttgttgttgctgagtttagatccagggtatgactgtggcAATGCGTAGGTCTGGAGAAATGTtgtacaaaacccactgagtcgatgatggctccgaaagcctttgaGTGCATCTGTGGCCTTTTCCATGTGAGTATTGAAGTCACCAGAAATGTGAATATTATTCGCCATGACTACAAGATCTGATAGGAATTCAgagaactcagtgaggaacgctgtatatggcccaggatgcctgtaaacagtagctataaaacgTTATTGAGTATGCTGCATAGATtttatgactagaagctcaaaagacaaaaaaaaaaagggtAAATTGAAGTTTGCtgttgtaaatgttagcaacacctttgcgggatgcacggagATATGGTCACCaatgtaaccaggaggagaggcctcatttaacacagtaaataaatcaggcttgagccatgtttcagtcagtcaCATCAaggttatgatcagtgattagttcattgacgatgactgccttggaagtgagggatctaacatgaAGTAGTTATATTTTGGGATGTGAGAtattatcacaatctctttcaataatgacaggaatggaggtggtctttactccagtgagattgctaaggcgtaCGCTGCCATGTTTTTAGTTCAGCCcgacctagatcgaggcacagacacggtctcagcgggaaagctgagctgactacactgacagtgatagtggcagactccacttaGCTTGCAGGCTGgcagagccctgtctatgttgatagatgagagcacccctccagcttggatggagtctgtcactcctcagcaggcagggcttggtcctgtttgtgggggagtcccagaaagagggccagttatctacaaattcaatattttgggaggggcagaaaacactcttcaaccagtgattgagttgtgaactctactgtactgaggtCCACTGTGCTGTTCTGTACTGTGCTGTAATGTGCTGTCCAAACTCAGTGGGCTATGTGCCAGGGACTTGACTGACATCTGGGATTCCCATACACATTTATTAATAGGTTTACGCGATGAATCTGTAGTATTTGGAACCTTGAGTGTGAATGTTGTGGGCTTGCTGTGTTGACATGTCAGTGTTTCTTCCTTCCATTCCACAGGTTCCGGTTCCTAAGGTCGGTGGCGTCCCTGACAACCAGGACGTTCTCCCGGGGGCCTGTGTCTTTGCAGGGGAAGGCCCCGGACATGTCTGAGGGTAAGGCCATAtacaactgactgactgacttatctatatatatatatttatatattggtTTGTTAATTGATGAATTGATTAACTGACTCACTGTTATGAACTTAATTTATACTACTCTTTGGGTATGATGACAAGACTTAGAGGACATTGAGACTCCATCTAGTCTCCTGACATCTAACCCATTACTTGTTTTGTGTCTCCACTCTCCACAGGAAATGCTCACTTGCTAATGTCCAATGGTGTGTTGGTAACCAACCCTGAATCCTAACTGTATAAAACACTTACTTAATTCAGTCTAAATTCAACTTAATCCTGCCTGCATGTATTTTAGCTCATCGTCTCTAAAACACACTGCCTTTAACgcattctctctatttctctatctctatccagCACCCTGTGGTCTGTTGAGCTGGTTGTACGGCCTTGTTTCTCTCTTCCATTTCTTACAGACTGAACTATGAATGCACCCCTGGCCTGTGGCAGTGGCGGGCACCTCTTAACGATGCTGCTGTACCCTATTCTATCGTATACGGACCTGTCTtggtcgtctctctctctcaagtgtcTTGTTTCATATCGTCTCAACATTATGACATCACAGCGACGCCAGTCAGGTGGGCCACAGATCAATAGGCAAATCTCAAATGACACCTTATTACGTTGTCAGTGCACTAGTGATTTCTCCGCATTGCGCGTACACCCTCGAGCTGCAGCGCAAAGCCACTCAGTGGCTCCATGTGCTAGCTGGAACAACAGTGGAGCTGATATTGTGTATCCTACCCAGACCTCACTAGTACTCTGTAGCTTGCTGCTGTCATTCTGTCTGAGATCATATGATTCCCATTGCACATTCTGTTCTGAGCACAgaatcagtacacacacacacacacacacacactgagagctgATCAACTGTGGTTGTTTTTCAGTGCGCAACAGGCTGAGAGAGATTGTGGGAGCGTCCACTAACTGGAGGTACGGTAACAGAACCAGAAAAGCTACTTTGTATTGAGATATTCATACCATGACAGGAAGGCCTGTGTTTACTTGTTATAGATGTGTATGACCTTGTTAAACTCACAGCTCATTCCTGATGTATCTCTCGCTATCTCCCATCCTGTAGAGACCACCAGCAGGCGCTAGCTGACCGTTTGTCATTGTCCAATCAGCTGGCTGGTTCTCAGGATGAGCTTCCTGTCCGCAGGATGAAGGACAGCTACATAGAGGCCCACCTTCCCCTGGGCACAGACCCTACCCTTAGAGAGAaatacctcaactacctcaaagGTGTCAGGTAACAAATacagatacacactcacacattcttctcaaacacacacacacacacacacacacttccttcccccctctgtctgttGTCTCTATTCCAGGTTTGGCCGTATCCTGGAGGATCTGGACAGTCTAGCAGGTATGACCATGtgccattttttttatttgaacctttaactaggcaagtcagttgagaacaaatatttacaatgacggcctactggggaacagtgggtaaactgccttgttctggggcagaacgacagatttttaccttgtcagctctgggattcgatctagcaacctttcggttactggcccaacgctctaacctgccAACCTGCCGACATCATCACCTCAACAACACACTGGTGCATGGTATTACACTGGTattactattctctctctctctctttgtctctctttccccccttagTGTTGATCTGTTACTCTCACACCCATAACAAGACACTTCAAAGATCTCCTCTGTCCATCGTCACTGCCCTGGTGGATAAGATAGGTATGACACCTAGCAGTCCTGGTACAACACCAGGGTGTACCGTATAGACCAGTGCAGTGTTTCTCAAATCTAATCCAGGGACACTTTTTCCTAGTGTCATTGAATATATATTGTTTGTTACTGTTGCAGTTTTGTAGTTGTGGCTTATTTACCCTGTATGTGATGTCACAGACATGAGGAAACAAATCATCCACCCTGACTGTGACATCAAGTTCACTGGTCACGTGACCTGGGTGGGGAAGACCTCCATTGAAGCCAAGATGCACATGTCTCAGGTatacacgcacgcgcacacacatagtAATATACTAATGTCCACAATAGTGAtgttatgtctgtgtgtatgcacAGTACCACGGTGGGGCCTACACTCCAGTTCTGGATGCTACGTTTGTTATGGTGGCCAGAGACCCTGAGAACAAGAGGTATACAACATCCATCCAATCATCCATCCAGTCAACCAACCATCCACCATATCCATCCATGACTgatgtctctatttctctgtcggtttctgtctctctcagggcAGCGTTTGTTAACCCTCTGAAGCCAGAGGGAATTGAGGAGGAGAAACTGTTTCACCAGGGAGAGAGTAAGACACACTACATCCTTATGTGTATATAttactgtgtttgtgtttctgttatttactgtgtgtgtgtttctgttatttactgtgtgtgtgtccctccagtCAATAAGACGCGTCGTATAGAGCTGAGTACAGCGTCTCTACTGAAGGTGGCCCCTACTGCTGAGGAGAGGAAGATCGTACACAGCCTGTTCCTCAACACCCTGGACAGCAAGtacgacacaaacacacaaacacacacgtcaaatatttgtttttacGTAAACAATAAGCAACTAAACTTCCATAATTTATCTTTAAATCACACGGATCACAATGACTACAGTCATATTTTGTCATATCAAATTGTTGTCACATTGATGTTCCCATTAAAATGAGATTAAAGTTAAGATTATTGCTACCTTAAATTAACTGACTTCACACCCATTGTACAAACGcatatacagtgaggcaaaaaagtatttagtcagccaccaattgtgcaagttctcccacttaaaaagatgagagaggcctgtaattttcatcataggtacacttcaactatgacagacaaaattagaagaagaaaaaatccagaaaatcacattgtaggatttttaatgaatttatttgcaaattatggtggaaaataagtatttggtcacctacaaacaagaaagatttctgactctcacagacctgtatcttcttctttaagaggctcctctgtcctccactcgttacctgtattaatggcacctgtttgaacttgttatcagtataaaagacacctgtccacaacctcgaacagtcacactccaaactccactatggccaagaccaaagagctgtcaaaggacaccagaaagaaaattgtagacctgcaccaggctgggaagactgaatctgcaataggtaagcagcttggtttgaagaaatcaactgtgggagcaattattaggaaatggaagacatacaagaccactgataatctccctcgatctggggctccacgcaagatctcacccggtGGGGtcaggtcaaaatgatcacaagaacggtgagcaaaaatcccagaaccacacgtggggcctagtgaatgacctgcagagagctgggaccaaagtaacaaagcctaccatcagtaacacactacgcggccagggactcaaatcctgcagtgccagacgtgtccccctgcttaagccagtatatgtccaggcctgaagtttgctagagagcatttggatgatacagaagaagattgggagaatgtcatatatggtcatctttggagggagttgaaagtccgtgttgcccagcaacagtcccaaaacatcactgatctagaggagatctgcatggaggaatgggccaaaataccagcaacagtgtgtgaaaaccttgtgaagacttacagaaatgtttgacctctgtcattgccaacaaagggtatataacaaagtattgagaaacttttgttattgaccaaatacttattttccaccataatttgcaaataaattcataaaaaatcctacaatgtgattttctggatttttttctaattttgtctgtcatagttgaagtgtacctatgataaattacaggcctctctcatctttttaagtgggagaacttgcacaatttgtggctgactaaatacttttttgccccactgtaaggcATAAAAATATACAAGAGCAAACTCACTGAATCATAAGCTGTACGAAATATTATGGATTTTTTTGTTGCTTCACTGTCAAATTACAAGTGTTACCTTATTAAATGATGAGAACACACACATCATAAAATCCAGCACAAGCATTTTGTGAGTGTGTGGtgattgtgtctgtctgtctgtgtgttgtcctGTAGGACAGTGAGTTTCCGTAGCAGAGTTCTGCCTCCTAACTCAGTATGGATGGAGGATGCCAAAGTCAAAGGACTGGAGATCTGCCATCCACaggttagagagcgagagagggaaggagggagagagaggcagagatatttACAACCTGGAACATTTCTAATTTGTGCTGACTAAGATGTGTGTTTTCAGGAGAGGAACATCTTTAACAGGATCTTTGGAGGGTTTCTGATGAGGAAGGCTTACGAGCTGGGCTGGGCTAACGCATGTGTCTACGGGTGAGTGAGCGAATGTGTTCCCAGCAACTGAGAACATTCCCAGTTACGGTGTGACGTTATGACATGTACCCTAAACACACCTCAGCAACTATGTCTGGATTTAATTAAAATCATTCTGCAGAATTATTACAGGAATGTTCTGTTAGTGTTGATGAAGATGTTAATTAAAACACCCATAACATCAAACAAGGAACATTCCCACAAGACTCAAAGTTATAGTGTAATGTTTTGACATGCATCATTGTTCCAATAACGTTCCCTGAACATTCACAGAACCAATTTGAGTTTGCTGGGTTGTGTGAACGGGTACAAATGAGAAGATCTATGTTTGTATCGGTCCATCACTTACGGTgcattcaggaaagtattcagaccgcttccccttttccacattttgttacgttacagcctttttctacaatggattttttttaaatccctcatcaatctacacacaataccacataatgacaaagcacaaactcggggcttccgagtggcgcagcagtctaaggcactgcatctcagtgctagaggcgtcactacagaccctggttcgatcctgagctgtatcacaaccggccatgatcgggagtcccatagggcggcgcacaattggcccagagtcgtctgggttagggaagggtttggccggggtaggccgtcactgtaaaataagaatttgttcttaactgacttgcctagttaaatccaggtaaaaaaagtataattaaaaagggccttggtcaggtaggtgaccaaaaCCCCGATGGTCACTaacagagctccatagttcctctgtggagatgggagaaccttccagaaggacaaccatctctgcagtactccaccaatgaggcctttatggtagagtggccagacggaagcaactcctcagaaaaaggcacatgacggcccgcttggagttggccaaaaggcacctaaaggactctcagaccaggagaaacaagattctctttggccttaatgctaagcgtcacatctggaggaattcTGGAGGAAAGCATCTCTACGGtaaagcattgtggtggcagcatcatgctgtggggatgtttttcagcggcagggactgggaaactagtcaggatcgaaggaaagatgaacagcgcaaagtacagagagatccttgatgaaaacctgctccagagcgctcaggaactcagactggggcgaaggttcaccttccaacaggacaacgaccctaagcacacagccaagacaacgcaggagtggcttcgggacaggtctctgaatgtccttgagtggcccagccagagcccggacttgaacccgatcgaacatctctggagagaccttaaaatagttgtgcagcgacgctctccatccaacctgacaaaacttgagaggatctgcaaagaagaatgggagaaacaccccaaatacaggtgtgccaagcttgttaacgtcatacccaagaagactcaaggctgtaatcactgccaaaggttctaaaacaaagtactgagtaaagggtctgaatacttatgtaaatgtaatatttcttttttaaaattttgaatacatttgcaaaaatgtctaaacctgtatttgctttgacattatggggtattgtgtttagattaatgagggggggaaaaaaacaatttaatacattttagaataaggctgtaacgtaacaaaatgtggaaaaagtcaaggggtctgaatactttctgaatgcactgtacacttgCGCatcctcattgtgtgtgtgttctctcgcTCTGCTCCAGGGGGTGTCGGCCTAACTTGGTTGCCGTGGACGATATCCTCTTCCGGAAGCCAGTAGAGATTGGCTCCCTACTCCTGCTCTCATCAcaggtttgtgtgtgggtgtgcgcatGCAAgcatgtgcatttgtgtgttaTATGATCTCCAATTTCAGTGCtgacacatccctctctctgtctccaggtgtgTTACACAGAGGGAAAGTACATCCAGGTCAGAGTTCATACAGAGGTTCTTGACCCCCTGACCCGGCAGCACAACACCACTAATGTCTTCCACTTCACCTTCGTCACAGACAAAGACGTCCCCAACATAGTGCCACAGAGCTACGGCGGTATGACCTCTAAGCCCTGACCTTTTAACTTAACCCTAACATATGCCGCATTTAAGTCATGTCGGAAACTCGTGACATCTGAGTTAAAATTAACGTTATTTATGTAGAGCTTCTTATTGGTTGATTCGGATACTTCCCTTGTCGGAAACGCTGGTTTGTTTATATTACGAGTAAGCAAGTTGGAAATGTCAGTTTGAGTTTCCGACATGACGTGAACTCAGCAATAATACCGCAGAGCTACCGAGGTATGACCTCTAACCCCGGTCCTTTAAACTCTAACATTGCATCGCAGAGCTATGGAGGTACTGTTACTGGAACGTTTGTGCCAACAGAAAGAGATTAAAGTTATTGAAACGTTTTTACTGTAGATTCCACACAGTCTAACATTGGTCGTATGTGTCTATCTCCAGAGTCCATGTTGTACCTGGATGGAAAGAGACACTTTAACCAGACCCTGGGGTCTCAGTGAGACGTGATGAATACTGACGAACCATGACCCAACACAACAACTACCTGCTAAAGCCTTAGTGTCCAGCCACCGCACCGGCCCTCCTTAccgtacggtgtgtgtgtgtgtgtatgtgtgtgtctatttgcaTAACAAGGTATCTATTAATTTGTTTACCTCTATgtaccaaatatatatatatatatatatatatttatttataaactgggtggttcgagccctgaatgctgattggctgacagccgcggtatatcagaccgtataccatgggtatgacaaaacatttcattttactgctctaattatgctggtaaccagtttataatagcagtaaggcaccttgggggtttgtggtatatggccaatataccacggctaagggctgtatccagttACTCCGCGATGCGTCgtacctaagaacagcccttagctgtggtatattggccatataacacacccacttatgccttattgcttaaatatatgcATGCTGTCTGTCTAGTATAGGTCTGTTTGGTGGTTGATTCTTCTGGAGTCTGTTTACGTTCTGGGATCCTGGTTTGGGAACACGGATGTCAATAGTGCTATCACTTTTTTTCTACATATCTTCGAcataaaatcaaattaaatgttatttgtcacatgccgaatacaacaggtgtagaaatgcttacttacaagcccttaaccaacaatgcagttttaagacaaATAAGAGTGAagaaaaatatttattaaataaactaaagtaaaaaaataaaagaacaataaggaggctatatacagggggtaccggtacagagtcaatgtgcgggggcaccggctAGTCGAGGTAATGGaagtaatatatacatgtaggtaggggtaaagggactatgcatagataataaacagcagcgTAAAATAAAGGATAGGCggttaatgcaaatagtctgggtagccatttgattagcatGATTACATCAACAGGATTTAATATTTTGTCAAAATGTTATTCATGCTACACGGTCTTACAgctttaaaacttgtttttcacagATACTCATCACAGGTCTTATTTTTATATATTCTATTTGATATAATCTCCATCTGTGTGTACACTAGAGCGAGTGAATGGGTGTGTATGGGTTATTTAAGGGAAAGGGCATCTTTGCTCGATTCGATCAAAGTTATGTAACAAATGACACATATTTGCAATAAATATTTATCCTTCATTGTGATTCACGTGTATCCATCTGTCTTTTACTCATGTTCAACTATCAACAATTTTAAGGAAGGAAGCTGTTGTAAGTGTCCATATACACGTTAAAAGTCAACTCGACTGAGCAAATAAGAGTTTTATTTTCTTCAAGTGAAGGTTGTTGAGTTGGCTAAATTCTGTTCAGGGTGCAGCCTTCCagaatgttcagatagaaatgtattgtgtagaacaGATATGATTGCCTGTCATGTAGAAAAGGACATCATGTCGGCtctattcattacatttctatctgtTATGTTCTGAACATTTAACTTCTTTGAGCAGATCCCTCTGGTTTGACTCAGTCGTTCACATCAACTGGTCTAAATATTGGATTATAATTCCCCTGGATCTGGGATGATCTAGGGAGTGAGTCATAAACATCAGTCTCTCCCGGAAAAGATATATAGATATTACATTCATTGAAGCTGCAAGCAGCATTCCAggactgaggttaaggttagctaaatTACTCTCCTAAACTGCTATGAAAAGTAACTACCAGTCGTAGCTGTACTCTATCTAGTCACAATACCTGCATAACATATTCTACTGTCCTTATGTACATAATGTTTACGAAATTGCATGACTCAAAGTCAACAGTTCAGAAGTTATAGCCCTAAAGTGTGCTATTGCGCCATCAACTGGTCTGGAAATGCCATCTTTGTTTACAATAATTGTAGTGTTCCTGCACCTTCAATGTTAGGACCCCTAATTAAAATCTGAAATTGATTAATTGTATAAACTGCAATGTGATGTGATTAAGCTGACAAAAGAGAGGAGTTTGATCGCTATCTTGTGGTTGTAAAAGGAAGTTACAGGAAAAAACATGAGAAAGGGGATTCATCCTAAACTACTTGATCATATGAACTGGCAATTTGGCTTAACAGTTATTGGTTAATCAACAGCTGAGACTAGATCTGACTGGTTGGTCAGCTGTTGAGTGTCACTCTTACTGGGTGTCGGGGTTGTCCTGGGTGTGCTCCTACTTTGGCCACTGGGCTTTCAATGCCTCCTCAGGGTTGATCTGATTGAATAAAACATCCCTTTGTTAGTATTGGTACAGGACTGATTAGTCATATCACATGGTATGATCCTGCTGGACACaaaaggacagagacacacacataaacacacactgggGTCAACACTGCCCTCCTGTGTAGTCTGGATGTGCTGAGTGCCCAACGCAGGGTCTCGTCTACAGAACGTTCTATTGGAAGGTTATTCAGGGTAACCTGTCTCAGAACGCCTACTCTGTCTATGATGAACAGACCCCTGGAGTAGAGGAGGCACAGGTAAtttgtgtatgtttttgtgtgggaattggttgagtgtgtgtgtatcctgtcttGAGTGTGTGTCCCAGGCCTTCCATGTAGACTCCATAGTCCTTGGCGATCTGGTGAGTGAtgtcagagagaagagggattcTTATTGGTCCCAGACCACCCTACTTCCTGAGTTTGATTATGTTGACATCAaccaatcaaattatatttgtattAAAGGTCAGGAGTTAGAAATTGTAGCAGGCCAGGTTTGTGAACTGGGAGTCTGTAGAGCATGCGACCACCTCGGCACCGATGGCACGAAACTCTTCCACACACTCACTGAATGCTATCCCCTCAGTGGGACAGACAAACGTACTGCAGGGCATACACTTTTACTGAACGGTATAGGGATAGGGAATTCTCGAAGGACCATCACACtactttcatttaaaaaaaatctgtgtctctgactccatCTCTAAGAGATGAGCTGAAACCAGATAGATTTAAGTACTCACAAGTCCAGGAATAGTCAGACAGATTGAACTGTTTAAACCGTTCATCAACCACTGCTGTATCCACCCTGTCTGGAGTAATTATGGTTATGTGCCTAGGTAAAGGGCACCTCGACATATTTTTCACCGAGTCAGCTCAGGGATGTgtaccagcgacctttcggttactggcccaacactcttaaccgctaggctacctgcttcctTACATACTCTATGTAGGCATATGTAGTCTAATTTATACTGTGCACAGGTGAGACCGAGATCAGGTGAATGGCAGGTCGGACTCACTTGCCTTTCTCAGGTGAAGAGAACGACTGGGGACAGATGGGCAATGGTCCTTCTAGCTGCCCGACGATTCAGCAGAGTTACAGAAGTAGAACATCTGTGAATAAACTATTTTCTTCTGATGACAGAGAAAGTTCCTGGGTAGCTACCGAGACTGACAGCAGCTGGACATTATACATTTTTCAAATACCGTCAGAGCAGTGAAAACGTTAGAACATTTAAGGATACAGAAAGGCAATAATTGAAAATAGATGTCAAGCACTTTTAGAATAGGCTTAGATATTGAACGATGAGAATGCGGGGGTACTTCTGTACAGGAATGCACCTGTAGTTTATCATTTTATTATCATCATGTAATTTCATTGTGTATATTGGCCAACCCCGGGATAGTTGTAGTTGGCCACCCGACCAGCTGATCTGTGTTGTCGGCGTTAATCTGTTAATTAGGTCTGCTGTTCTGTACTGGTAGAGCAGGGTGTCCAGTAGCATGCAAAATATGTTGACCCTCATCTCGAACGTGTTCCGACTGGGCAACGCCAGCAAGAATGTGGTACGTAGTCTACTGACAACCTTCGTGCCGCTGTCCATGATGCTGAAAGTTAGCGAGGTGATTTCGCACTGAGATAGCAAGCGAGCTAGCCAGCCAGACTTGCCGGATGAGAGGTTGGTAGTAGCTCCAGTCCCAGCTAGCA carries:
- the LOC112215432 gene encoding acyl-coenzyme A thioesterase 9, mitochondrial isoform X2; the encoded protein is MLSPRFRFLRSVASLTTRTFSRGPVSLQGKAPDMSEGNAHLLMSNVRNRLREIVGASTNWRDHQQALADRLSLSNQLAGSQDELPVRRMKDSYIEAHLPLGTDPTLREKYLNYLKGVRFGRILEDLDSLAVLICYSHTHNKTLQRSPLSIVTALVDKIDMRKQIIHPDCDIKFTGHVTWVGKTSIEAKMHMSQYHGGAYTPVLDATFVMVARDPENKRAAFVNPLKPEGIEEEKLFHQGEINKTRRIELSTASLLKVAPTAEERKIVHSLFLNTLDSKTVSFRSRVLPPNSVWMEDAKVKGLEICHPQERNIFNRIFGGFLMRKAYELGWANACVYGGCRPNLVAVDDILFRKPVEIGSLLLLSSQVCYTEGKYIQVRVHTEVLDPLTRQHNTTNVFHFTFVTDKDVPNIVPQSYGESMLYLDGKRHFNQTLGSQ
- the LOC112215432 gene encoding acyl-coenzyme A thioesterase 9, mitochondrial isoform X3 translates to MLSPRFRFLRSVASLTTRTFSRGPVSLQGKAPDMSEVRNRLREIVGASTNWRDHQQALADRLSLSNQLAGSQDELPVRRMKDSYIEAHLPLGTDPTLREKYLNYLKGVRFGRILEDLDSLAVLICYSHTHNKTLQRSPLSIVTALVDKIDMRKQIIHPDCDIKFTGHVTWVGKTSIEAKMHMSQYHGGAYTPVLDATFVMVARDPENKRAAFVNPLKPEGIEEEKLFHQGEINKTRRIELSTASLLKVAPTAEERKIVHSLFLNTLDSKTVSFRSRVLPPNSVWMEDAKVKGLEICHPQERNIFNRIFGGFLMRKAYELGWANACVYGGCRPNLVAVDDILFRKPVEIGSLLLLSSQVCYTEGKYIQVRVHTEVLDPLTRQHNTTNVFHFTFVTDKDVPNIVPQSYGESMLYLDGKRHFNQTLGSQ
- the LOC112215432 gene encoding acyl-coenzyme A thioesterase 9, mitochondrial isoform X1, which gives rise to MNAPLACGSGGHLLTMLLYPILSYTDLSWSSLSLKCLVSYRLNIMTSQRRQSVRNRLREIVGASTNWRDHQQALADRLSLSNQLAGSQDELPVRRMKDSYIEAHLPLGTDPTLREKYLNYLKGVRFGRILEDLDSLAVLICYSHTHNKTLQRSPLSIVTALVDKIDMRKQIIHPDCDIKFTGHVTWVGKTSIEAKMHMSQYHGGAYTPVLDATFVMVARDPENKRAAFVNPLKPEGIEEEKLFHQGEINKTRRIELSTASLLKVAPTAEERKIVHSLFLNTLDSKTVSFRSRVLPPNSVWMEDAKVKGLEICHPQERNIFNRIFGGFLMRKAYELGWANACVYGGCRPNLVAVDDILFRKPVEIGSLLLLSSQVCYTEGKYIQVRVHTEVLDPLTRQHNTTNVFHFTFVTDKDVPNIVPQSYGESMLYLDGKRHFNQTLGSQ